The nucleotide sequence AGAAGAGAATATTATCTCTCAAGAATTGTTAAAAGAATTGGAAGGTATGGCGGCTTTTAGAAATGTGCTTGTGCATGATTACCTTAAACTTGATCTTGATAAAATATATAAAATTATTCAAGTAAAGTTAAAATACATCAAGCAACTGACAACAGTTTACGCCAGTTTCTTATAACCCACTCACCCATTTACCCATTTACAGTTTATATTAGTGGAACAGTGGATACTACATAGAAAGTTCGTTGAGGAATTACAATGAAACTCATTAGCATCGGTATGCCCCGCTGGTCATCAGCTTGTTTTTCTTTTCGTCCGTCCAGTTGTTTTTCATCGGCATCATCGGCGAATACATCGGTGCTATCCATACCCAAGTTCTGAAAAGGCCGCTCGTCATCGAAAAGGAACGGATTAATTTCGATTAACGCCGGGGAGTATTCTTTGAAACGAATCGCCCATGATTTATGGCTGAATCATCAAAAGAAAAT is from Deltaproteobacteria bacterium and encodes:
- a CDS encoding DUF86 domain-containing protein, with protein sequence MSQELLKELEGMAAFRNVLVHDYLKLDLDKIYKIIQVKLKYIKQLTTVYASFL